In Streptomyces seoulensis, the following are encoded in one genomic region:
- a CDS encoding FUSC family protein, whose product MPIPDDVTGNEIDKDVHQELLSLPKTLAEDVARNLVMVARLIDEDPEGAYGYSRVALRLASRVAAVREAAGFAAYANQKYSEALAEFRAARRMTGNTELWPVMADCERGLGRPEKALDMAGAPEVQKLDKAGQVEMRLVAAGARRDLDQLDAAIVTLQSPELASSSVQPWTARLRYAYADALLAVGREGEAREWFAKTVEADRDGSTDASDRLAELDGVEFVDAMDEDDDETETVVTVVVDENTTTDDASDDEPSDEDAPEAVETEAVETETVETETVETETVEPKADETEADEPKADEPKIVQIKDSTED is encoded by the coding sequence CTGCCGATCCCGGACGACGTCACCGGCAACGAGATCGACAAGGACGTTCACCAGGAGCTGCTGAGCCTCCCGAAGACGCTCGCGGAGGACGTCGCCAGGAACCTGGTGATGGTCGCGCGGCTCATCGACGAGGACCCCGAGGGTGCCTACGGCTACTCCAGGGTCGCCCTGCGTCTGGCGTCCCGTGTGGCCGCCGTGCGCGAGGCCGCCGGCTTCGCCGCCTACGCGAACCAGAAGTACAGCGAGGCCCTGGCCGAGTTCCGCGCCGCCCGCCGGATGACCGGCAACACCGAGCTGTGGCCCGTGATGGCGGACTGCGAGCGTGGGCTCGGGCGTCCGGAGAAGGCGCTGGACATGGCCGGTGCCCCCGAGGTGCAGAAGCTGGACAAGGCCGGCCAGGTCGAGATGCGGCTCGTCGCCGCCGGTGCCCGGCGTGACCTGGACCAGCTCGACGCGGCCATCGTCACTCTCCAGAGCCCGGAGCTGGCCTCCAGCTCCGTCCAGCCCTGGACCGCCCGGCTGCGTTACGCCTACGCGGACGCCCTGCTGGCCGTCGGCCGGGAGGGCGAGGCACGGGAGTGGTTCGCCAAGACGGTCGAGGCCGACCGTGACGGCAGCACCGACGCCTCCGACCGGCTCGCCGAGCTGGACGGTGTCGAGTTCGTCGACGCGATGGACGAGGACGACGACGAGACCGAGACCGTGGTGACGGTCGTGGTGGACGAGAACACCACGACCGACGACGCCTCCGACGACGAGCCCTCGGACGAGGACGCGCCCGAGGCCGTCGAGACCGAGGCAGTCGAGACCGAGACCGTCGAGACCGAGACCGTCGAGACCGAGACCGTCGAGCCGAAGGCCGATGAGACCGAGGCCGACGAGCCCAAGGCCGACGAGCCGAAGATCGTCCAGATCAAGGACTCCACCGAGGACTGA